In Mycolicibacterium lutetiense, the sequence GATCTCCGGGTGCAGGACCTTGAGTTCGGCGAGCTTCTCGGCTGTGGTGCCGCGGCGCGGATGCTCGTCGACGCTGAACTCGATGACCGAGCCGTCTGGCTGGGACACCTTCAACGGCACGATCTCGTCGAGGAACTTGCCCGCGTCGATGGCGGCGATGGCGCGCTGGTGCGACCGTGCCGCCCAGGCATCCATGTCCTCACGGGAGATCCCGGCGGCCTGCGCGGTGTTCCAACCGACCGTGATCGACATGTCGCGCATCGGCGCTTCCGGCGTCTCGACATGCGTCGGGGTCATCCACGGCTCGATGAACTCGATCTCCGGCCCGAACCCGGGCACCCGCCACTTCATCAGCGGCGAGGAGGACAGCGACTGCACACCGCCGGCCACCAGGACCCGTTCCATACCGGAACCGATCTGCGCGGACGCGTTACCGATCGCGGTCAGCGACCCGGCACAGTGCCGGTTGACGGCCTGCCCGGGCACCGACTCCCAGCCCAGCGCGTCGGCGGCGTAGCGCGCGATATCGCCGCCACCGTAATTGGATTCGGCGAAGATCAGATCGTCGATCGCCTCCGGGGCGATCCCGGCGCGGCGCACGACCTCGGGCAGGACGGTGGTGATCAGGGTCTCGGGGGTGGTGTTGACCAGCGTCCCCTTGAAGGAGCGGCCGATCGCTGTGCGGGCAGCGCCCACGATTACGGGTTGTGGCATGGTTTCACCTTTACGCTATATCGTTTTTCTGTAACGGTATCAGGACGGGTTTCTACTGCGGTTCCGGGACGTGGAAATGCTCGTCGCGCAGCCGGAACGCCTCCTTGGTGCCATGTTGGGCCCGGGTCTTGACGAAGTTGAACTCCCCCGGCGAGAACTGCAGGTTGGTGCCGTAGGCGTGGAACAGATAGCTGGCGACCTCTTCACCCTGATAGGCCTGGCTCTGCTCGACGAGCCGGAACGCCTCCTTGGCGATCACCACCCCGTCGGCCGGCATCTTCGCGGCCTTGGCCGCCCAGTACTGCGCCCGCGCCGTCACCTGGTCGGCCTCACAGGTGTCGGTGAAGATGCCGAGGTGCTCGACGGAGCCAGCCTCGATGATGTCCCCGGTGAGCAGCATCCGCCGGGCCAGCACCGGGCCGAGCCGGTGGAAGAACATGTGCAGGCTGCCCAACGCCGGGCCGAGGAACCTGGCGGCCGGCATCCCGATCTTGGCATCGCGGGCGATCACCGAGATATCGGTCATCAACGCCATCTCGAACCCACCCCCGAGCGCGTAGCCGCTGATCTCACCCACGGTGACCTTCGGGAACCCCATGAAATTGTGGTAGAAGCCAAACGACTTGCGGTCCACCGTGAGTCGACGACGCTGACTGGGACGTGATTTCGTCGGTTGCTTTTCCTTGTCGCCATACCAGCCGTAGGCATTGTTCATATCCGCGCCGGTGCTGAACACCCCCTCGGCCCCGCGCAGCAGCACCACGGTCAGATCATCGTCGTCGGCCACGACATCGAGGTAGCGCGCGACCTCGTCGCGCATCGCCGCGTCATAGGAGTTGCGCTGCTTGGGATTGTTCAGCGTGATGGTGGCGATGCGGTGGTCGCCATCGACCTCGAAAAGCACCCGGTCATCTGTCATGCGAAATCAACCTCGCTTCAATCGTTTTGTCGTTACCGGCGGCCAGCGTCGTGCTCCGCGCGGCGGTGAGATGGTCGGCCGCGAGCTTGGTCGCCCTGGCCGAGTTGCCGTCGGCGATCGCCTCCAGCAGTCGCTGGTGATCGCGTAGCGCCGCCCGCATGGTCTTCGCCGACATTCCGGCACCGTCTTCCCCGGTCCATACCGACGACTCGTGCGTCGACCAGATCAGCTCCAGCGAGCCGATCAGCAGGATCATCGGCTCGTTGCCGCACCGAGAGACCAGCGCCTCGTGGAATCTTCGGGCGTTCGGCACATACTGCGGCGTGTCCTCGAACTGTGCTGCCTGAAGGTCGATCTCGGCCTGCAGGTAGGGCACCACCTCGGTGGCGCGGTCGGTGCGGTCCGCGCACATGCCCGCGCAGATCGGTTCCAGGCGCAGCAGGGCCTCGCTCACATCGGCCGGCGTGGCAGCGCGGGTCTGCAACACCATGCCGATCATGTGGGCGGTGCGGTCTGCCGAGGGCATCTGCACCACGGCACCGCCGACGTTTCCGCGACGCACCGAGATCAACCCGTCGGTCTCCAGCAGATGGATGGCCTCACGCAACGCGGGCGGGCTGACCCCGTACTCCTGAAACAGGCTTTCCTGCGTGGGCAGGATGTCGCCCTCACGCAGGCGCCCGGACAGGATGTCGTCACGCAGCTTGGACGCCACGATCTCGGCCACCCGGGGTTGGCGTATGCGATGAGCCGGCACCTGTCCCTCCACTGTTCCGCCGACGGTCTTTCCTTGCTAACTTGTACAGGATAGTAATCGCATCGTCTACTGTATGGGCAACTGTATGGCCGGGAAGGCGGGTACAACGTGAGCGACGAGGCCGTATCGACCGCGCGCGACGGCGCGGTCCTGCGCATTACGTTGGACCGACCGTCACGGCGTAACTCATTGAGCCACAGCATGATCGATAGCTTGGTCGCCAGCCTCTCGGAAGCGGCCTACGACGATTCGCTGCGCGCCGTCGCCATCACCGGCGGCGGGGAGGACTTCTGCGCCGGAGCCGACTGGGTCGCCACCAACAGCACCGGACAGCGCCCCCGTACCGGTGACCTGGTCCGGCGGATCCCGCACACCGCGCACCGCATCATCGAGCTGGTGGCCACCATCCAGCTGCCGGTGGTGTGCGCGGTGCGCGGCTGGGCGGTGGGGTTGGGCTGCAACCTGGCACTGGCCGCCGACTTCACCATCGCCGATACCGGTGCGACGTTCTGGGAACCGTTCATGAACCGCGGATTCACCCCCGATTCCGGCGCGACCTGGCTGCTGCCGCGACTGGCCGGGGTGGCCCGGGCCAAACGGATGCTGCTGCTCGGCGAGAAGGTCAGCGGGTCGCAGGCGGCCGACTGGGGACTGATCCACAGTGCAGTCCCCGCAGACGAATTGGCCTCCGCTGCGGACGAACTACTGGCACGTTTGGCCGCCGGACCGACCGTCGCGATCGGCCTGGCCAAACAGGCCATCGCCTACGGCCAGCACGCGACCCTGACCCAGTCGATGAATCAAGAATTGTCCAACCTGGAACTCTCGTGCCGCACAGGTGATTTCAAAGAAGGCCTGGCCGCGTTCCGGGAACACCGCGATCCGGACTTCACCGGGCGATAAGAGGAATCGATGACCGATTACGAGACCATCAAATACGAGGTGGACGGCCACAAGGCCACCATCACCCTGAATCGACCCGACGCGCTCAATGCGCTGTCCCCCCACATGATCACCGAACTGCGGGCCGCCTACGACCAAGCCGAGAACGACGACAACGTCTGGCTGATGATCGTCACCGCCGCCGGCCGGGCCTTCTGCACCGGCGCCGACGTCAAGGAGATCCCCGGCGACGGCAAGGTCATCAACGAGCGGCCCTACCTGTCCACCTACGAGCAGTGGGAGGCACCGCAGGAGGGCACCCCGCCGTTTCGCACCATGGCCAAGCCGGTCGTGGTGGCGATCAACGGAATCTGTTGCGGCGCCGGGCTGGACTGGGTCACCACCGGCGACATCGTGATCGCCTCGGACAAAGCGACATTCTTCGACCCTCATGTGAGCATCGGTCTGGTTGCTGCCCGAGAAATGGTGCGCCTGGCCCGCGCACTCCCCCGATCGGTGGCGTTGCGGATGGCGCTGATGGGCAAGCACGAGCGCATGACCGTCGAGCGCGCGTACGAACTCGGGTTGATCACCGAGATAGTCGAACACGACAAGCTACTCGAGCGCGCACACGAGATCGCCGACACCGTGTGTCTCAATGCCCCGCTGGCGGTTCGCGGTACCCGGTTGGCCATTCACAAGACGCTGGATCTGCCGCTGCACGAGGGTGAGATCCTGGCCGAGACGTTCCGCGAGCGCGTGGTGCGCACCGAGGATGCCCTGGAAGGACCGCGGGCGTTCGTCGAGAAGCGCAAGCCCAACTGGCAGGCTCGCTGATGGACACGTTGCTCCTCGACTTCGACTACGAGTCCAGGGTCGCCACGGTCACGCTGAACCGCCCCGACGCGCTGAACTCGTTCAACCGCGCCATGTGTCACGAGATGCGCGATGCCTGGCACACCATCAAGGCCGACGAGGGCATCAACGCGGTGGTGCTGCGGGCCGCAGGCGACCGTGCGTTCAGCGCCGGACTCGACGTGAAATCCAACTATGGACAACCCGAGATCGTTTGGAACCACGAGGATCCCGGCGAACTACTGAGCCCCAAGTGGCAGAAGATGTGGAAGCCGGTGGTCTGTGCGGTGCAGGGTATGTGCACCGCCGGGGCGCTGTATTTCGTCAACGAAGCCGACGTGGTGATCTGCTCGCCGGAGGCCACGTTCTTCGATTCCCACGTCAGCGCCGGGCTGGTCTCGGCGCTCGAGCCGATCGGCCTGATGCGCCGGGTCGGGCTCGGTGACACACTGCGGATGGCATTGATGGGCAACGACGAACGTGTAGGCGCCGAAACTGCGTTGCGCATCGGGCTGGTCACCGAAGTGGTGGCCAGGGATCAGCTGTGGGACCGCGCGCACGAGATCGCCGCCACGATCGCCGCGAAGCCGCCGACCGCCACGCAGGGCACGGTGAAGGCCATCTGGGAGTCCCTGGACAAGCCCTACCGTGCCGCGATGGACCAGGGCCTGATCTATACGCGACTGGGCAACCCGATCGCCAAGGCCGAGCTGGCCGAGCGTCCCCTGCCCAAGACAACACCTCGGATCCGCTGATGGCGCATCCGCTTTCACGGCGCATCGACGAGGTTCTCGATCTGGACCCGGCCGCACCGGCCATCCAGTATGACGGCCAGTGGTTCACCTGGGGCCGGGTCGCGACGCTCGCGCGGCGCATCGGTGCGTTGTCGGCCGGCACGCGGGTCGGAATCATGCTGCGGAACCAGCCCGCCCACGTGGCGGCCCTCCTCGGTGTGCTGGGTGCCGGCGGCACCGTCGTGGTGATCAACCCGTCCCGCGGCGACGAGCGCACCCGCGCCGACATCGAGGCGTTGGGCCTACCGGTGTTGATCGGCCTGCCCGAGGACATCGCCACGCTGGCGACGCCCTCCCCCACGACCACGACGGTGACCATCCGCGATCTCGACACCGCGCCCGAGGTCTCGCCGGCCGAGAGCCCGACCGTGGACGCAGGGCGCCCGGGCGTCGCGGTGTGGATGTTGACCAGCGGCACCACCGGCCCACCGAAACGGGTGGACCTCACCTACGACATGCTGGCCCGCAGCGTCATGGGCGGCGATCCGGAGAACGCCCCGGCACCAACCGAACTGCGACGCGGGGTGGCCATCGTCAACTCCCCGCTGGTTCACGTCGGCGGAGTCTTCCGGGTGCTGTTGTGCATCGCCGAGGCCCGGGCGTTCGTGCTGCTGCCCAAGTTCGAGCTCCACCGCTGGGCCGAGGCCGTGCGTGAGCATCAGCCGCGGGCGGTGTCGCTGGTACCGGCGGCTCTGCGCATGGTGCTGCACTCCGAACTCACCCGCGACGACCTCGCCGGCATCCGCGCGGTCACCTCCGGCACCGCGCCGCTGTCGGCCGATGACGCCGACGCCTTCACCGAAAAGTTCGGCATCCCGGTGCTGACCTCCTATGCCGCTACGGAGTTCGGTGGCGGAGTGGCCGGCTGGACCCTGACCGACCACCAGAAATACTGGAAAGACAAGCGCGGCAGTGTGGGCCGGGCCAATCCCGGTGCGCGACTGCGCGTCGTCGACGAGGACGGCCAACCGCTCCCACCGGATCAGAAGGGCCTGCTGGAGGTCAAACCCGCACAGTTCGATGCCGACGCGGACTGGTTGCGTACCACCGATCTGGCCCGCATCGATACCGACGGATTCGTCTGGATACTCGGACGTGCCGATCAGGCCATCATCCGCGGCGGATTCAAGGTGATGCCCGATGATGTCCGCACCGCGCTGGAGAGCCATCCCGCGGTGCGCGGCGCGGCGGTGATCGGCGTACCGGACGAGCGATTGGGTGAGACACCAGTGGCGATGGTCGAGTTGCGCGCGCCTGCCCCTTCGGCCGAGCTC encodes:
- a CDS encoding thiolase family protein, with the protein product MPQPVIVGAARTAIGRSFKGTLVNTTPETLITTVLPEVVRRAGIAPEAIDDLIFAESNYGGGDIARYAADALGWESVPGQAVNRHCAGSLTAIGNASAQIGSGMERVLVAGGVQSLSSSPLMKWRVPGFGPEIEFIEPWMTPTHVETPEAPMRDMSITVGWNTAQAAGISREDMDAWAARSHQRAIAAIDAGKFLDEIVPLKVSQPDGSVIEFSVDEHPRRGTTAEKLAELKVLHPEIEGFSITAGNSSGTNDAAAAVALVGDDYAAAENLNVLAKVRAWGAIGVPAKDTGLGGVEVIGKVLGRAGLKPSDVALWEINEAFASVPIAAVRKYGLDEELVNFSGSGCSLGHPIAASGARMVTTLVYELQRRGGGIGVAAMCAGGGQGGAVIIEV
- a CDS encoding enoyl-CoA hydratase/isomerase family protein, with product MTDDRVLFEVDGDHRIATITLNNPKQRNSYDAAMRDEVARYLDVVADDDDLTVVLLRGAEGVFSTGADMNNAYGWYGDKEKQPTKSRPSQRRRLTVDRKSFGFYHNFMGFPKVTVGEISGYALGGGFEMALMTDISVIARDAKIGMPAARFLGPALGSLHMFFHRLGPVLARRMLLTGDIIEAGSVEHLGIFTDTCEADQVTARAQYWAAKAAKMPADGVVIAKEAFRLVEQSQAYQGEEVASYLFHAYGTNLQFSPGEFNFVKTRAQHGTKEAFRLRDEHFHVPEPQ
- a CDS encoding FadR/GntR family transcriptional regulator, with the translated sequence MPAHRIRQPRVAEIVASKLRDDILSGRLREGDILPTQESLFQEYGVSPPALREAIHLLETDGLISVRRGNVGGAVVQMPSADRTAHMIGMVLQTRAATPADVSEALLRLEPICAGMCADRTDRATEVVPYLQAEIDLQAAQFEDTPQYVPNARRFHEALVSRCGNEPMILLIGSLELIWSTHESSVWTGEDGAGMSAKTMRAALRDHQRLLEAIADGNSARATKLAADHLTAARSTTLAAGNDKTIEARLISHDR
- a CDS encoding enoyl-CoA hydratase/isomerase family protein, yielding MSDEAVSTARDGAVLRITLDRPSRRNSLSHSMIDSLVASLSEAAYDDSLRAVAITGGGEDFCAGADWVATNSTGQRPRTGDLVRRIPHTAHRIIELVATIQLPVVCAVRGWAVGLGCNLALAADFTIADTGATFWEPFMNRGFTPDSGATWLLPRLAGVARAKRMLLLGEKVSGSQAADWGLIHSAVPADELASAADELLARLAAGPTVAIGLAKQAIAYGQHATLTQSMNQELSNLELSCRTGDFKEGLAAFREHRDPDFTGR
- a CDS encoding enoyl-CoA hydratase/isomerase family protein — its product is MTDYETIKYEVDGHKATITLNRPDALNALSPHMITELRAAYDQAENDDNVWLMIVTAAGRAFCTGADVKEIPGDGKVINERPYLSTYEQWEAPQEGTPPFRTMAKPVVVAINGICCGAGLDWVTTGDIVIASDKATFFDPHVSIGLVAAREMVRLARALPRSVALRMALMGKHERMTVERAYELGLITEIVEHDKLLERAHEIADTVCLNAPLAVRGTRLAIHKTLDLPLHEGEILAETFRERVVRTEDALEGPRAFVEKRKPNWQAR
- a CDS encoding enoyl-CoA hydratase/isomerase family protein produces the protein MDTLLLDFDYESRVATVTLNRPDALNSFNRAMCHEMRDAWHTIKADEGINAVVLRAAGDRAFSAGLDVKSNYGQPEIVWNHEDPGELLSPKWQKMWKPVVCAVQGMCTAGALYFVNEADVVICSPEATFFDSHVSAGLVSALEPIGLMRRVGLGDTLRMALMGNDERVGAETALRIGLVTEVVARDQLWDRAHEIAATIAAKPPTATQGTVKAIWESLDKPYRAAMDQGLIYTRLGNPIAKAELAERPLPKTTPRIR
- a CDS encoding class I adenylate-forming enzyme family protein — encoded protein: MAHPLSRRIDEVLDLDPAAPAIQYDGQWFTWGRVATLARRIGALSAGTRVGIMLRNQPAHVAALLGVLGAGGTVVVINPSRGDERTRADIEALGLPVLIGLPEDIATLATPSPTTTTVTIRDLDTAPEVSPAESPTVDAGRPGVAVWMLTSGTTGPPKRVDLTYDMLARSVMGGDPENAPAPTELRRGVAIVNSPLVHVGGVFRVLLCIAEARAFVLLPKFELHRWAEAVREHQPRAVSLVPAALRMVLHSELTRDDLAGIRAVTSGTAPLSADDADAFTEKFGIPVLTSYAATEFGGGVAGWTLTDHQKYWKDKRGSVGRANPGARLRVVDEDGQPLPPDQKGLLEVKPAQFDADADWLRTTDLARIDTDGFVWILGRADQAIIRGGFKVMPDDVRTALESHPAVRGAAVIGVPDERLGETPVAMVELRAPAPSAELTDYLQGRLARYEIPTRIEIVDTIPRTPSGKADLGAVREHFAAG